The following proteins are encoded in a genomic region of Pseudomonas sp. Os17:
- a CDS encoding glutathione S-transferase family protein — MSELILHHYPTSPFAEKARLLLGFKGLSWRSVKISPVMPKPDLTALTGGYRKTPVLQIGADIYCDTALIARRLEREKASPALFPEGQEMISATFAAWVDSVVFQHAVTLVFQPESAAVRFGKLPPEAVKAFMADRAGLFSGGSASRLPLDVAKHQWPTIMVRLEQQLQREPGDFLFGEPSIADIALAHPLWFLKGTPVTAPLVDEYPAVSAWLARVLGFGHGSFTELSAEEALEVSRSATPAPLPDERFVDPNGFVAGQQVVIAATDYGVDPVAGELLFAGTEELILRREDSRAGVVHVHFPRLGFRIQAQ, encoded by the coding sequence ATGTCAGAGTTGATTCTCCACCATTACCCGACCTCTCCCTTCGCGGAAAAAGCCCGCTTGCTCCTGGGGTTCAAGGGCCTGTCCTGGCGCTCCGTGAAGATCTCCCCGGTCATGCCCAAACCCGACCTGACGGCCCTGACCGGCGGCTATCGCAAGACCCCGGTGTTGCAGATCGGGGCGGACATCTATTGCGACACGGCCTTGATCGCGCGCCGCCTGGAGCGGGAGAAAGCCTCGCCGGCGCTGTTCCCCGAAGGCCAGGAAATGATCAGCGCGACCTTCGCCGCCTGGGTCGACTCGGTGGTGTTCCAGCATGCGGTGACCCTGGTGTTCCAGCCCGAGTCGGCAGCCGTGCGCTTTGGCAAGCTGCCGCCGGAAGCGGTCAAGGCCTTCATGGCCGACCGCGCCGGGTTGTTCAGTGGCGGCAGCGCCAGCCGTCTGCCCCTGGACGTGGCCAAGCATCAATGGCCGACCATCATGGTGCGCCTGGAGCAGCAACTGCAGCGCGAGCCGGGGGACTTCCTGTTTGGCGAACCGTCGATTGCCGATATCGCCCTGGCGCACCCGCTGTGGTTCCTCAAGGGCACGCCGGTGACCGCACCGCTGGTGGACGAGTATCCGGCGGTATCCGCCTGGTTGGCGCGGGTGCTGGGCTTTGGTCATGGCTCCTTCACCGAGCTGAGTGCCGAAGAGGCCCTTGAGGTGTCGCGCAGCGCTACGCCGGCGCCGCTGCCGGATGAGCGGTTTGTCGATCCCAATGGCTTTGTGGCAGGGCAGCAGGTGGTGATTGCTGCGACCGACTATGGCGTCGATCCGGTGGCGGGCGAGTTGCTGTTTGCCGGCACTGAAGAGTTGATCCTGCGTCGCGAAGATTCGCGCGCCGGTGTGGTCCACGTGCACTTCCCGCGGTTGGGTTTCCGTATCCAGGCACAGTGA
- a CDS encoding glutaredoxin family protein: protein MLQGVLKKFLLILLVVVIYQHWGKIERLFNPSAVVSEAIRSQARVVLYATDWCGYCKATRRFLDQKGIPYREFDIEKDAEARQAYTALGGAGIPILDVNGSLIRTYDPDAIMAALKP from the coding sequence ATGCTCCAGGGGGTATTGAAGAAGTTCTTGCTGATCCTGCTGGTGGTGGTGATCTACCAGCACTGGGGCAAGATCGAGCGCCTGTTCAACCCTTCGGCGGTGGTCAGCGAAGCGATCCGCAGCCAGGCCCGGGTGGTGCTGTACGCCACCGACTGGTGCGGCTACTGCAAGGCCACCCGGCGCTTTCTCGATCAGAAGGGCATTCCCTACCGGGAGTTCGACATCGAGAAAGATGCCGAGGCGCGTCAGGCCTATACCGCCCTAGGCGGTGCCGGGATTCCGATCCTGGACGTGAATGGCAGCCTGATCCGTACCTACGACCCCGACGCGATCATGGCTGCGCTGAAACCTTAG
- the yejK gene encoding nucleoid-associated protein YejK, with protein MPIRHCIVHLIDKKPDGSPAVLHARDSELAESAAIENMLADLNESYNAKQGKAWGLFHPESGAFPFSGWLKEYLDGGQDFTAFSRVAVEHLQKLMEESNLSVGGHVLFAHYQQGMTDYLAIALLHHSEGVAVTDQLDVTPSRHLDLGQLHLAARINISEWQNNKQSKQYISFIKGKNGKKVSEYFRDFIGCQEGVDGPGETRTLLKAFSDFVESEDLPEESAREKTKTLVDYASSQAKLGEPMGLEELSELIDEDRPKAFYDHIRNKDYGLSPEIPADKRTLNQFRRFTGRAEGLSISFEAHLLGSKIEYDEEAGTLIIKGLPTQLTDQLKRRN; from the coding sequence ATGCCGATCCGTCATTGCATCGTCCACCTGATCGACAAAAAACCCGACGGCAGCCCCGCAGTTCTTCATGCCCGAGACTCCGAACTGGCAGAGTCCGCGGCCATCGAGAACATGCTCGCCGACCTCAACGAAAGCTATAACGCCAAACAGGGCAAAGCCTGGGGACTGTTCCATCCCGAGTCCGGCGCGTTTCCCTTCAGCGGCTGGCTGAAGGAGTACCTGGACGGCGGCCAGGACTTCACCGCGTTCAGCCGGGTGGCGGTGGAACACCTGCAGAAGCTGATGGAGGAATCCAACCTGTCAGTGGGCGGCCACGTGCTGTTTGCTCATTACCAACAGGGCATGACCGACTACCTGGCCATCGCCCTGCTGCACCACAGCGAAGGCGTGGCCGTGACCGACCAGTTGGACGTGACGCCGTCCCGCCACCTGGACCTGGGCCAGCTGCACCTGGCGGCGCGGATCAACATCTCCGAGTGGCAGAACAACAAGCAGTCCAAGCAGTACATCTCCTTTATCAAGGGCAAGAACGGCAAGAAGGTCTCGGAGTACTTCCGCGACTTCATCGGCTGCCAGGAAGGCGTCGACGGCCCGGGCGAAACCCGCACCCTGCTCAAGGCCTTCAGCGACTTCGTCGAAAGCGAGGATCTGCCGGAAGAGTCGGCCCGGGAAAAGACCAAGACCCTGGTGGACTACGCCAGCAGCCAGGCCAAGCTCGGCGAGCCCATGGGCCTGGAGGAGCTCTCGGAACTGATCGACGAAGACCGCCCCAAGGCCTTCTACGATCACATCCGCAACAAGGATTACGGGCTGTCGCCGGAGATTCCCGCGGACAAACGCACCCTCAACCAGTTCCGCCGCTTCACCGGCCGCGCCGAAGGCTTGTCCATCAGCTTCGAAGCCCACCTGCTGGGCTCGAAGATCGAGTACGACGAAGAAGCCGGGACCCTGATCATCAAGGGCCTGCCGACCCAACTGACCGACCAGCTCAAGCGCCGCAACTGA
- a CDS encoding HU family DNA-binding protein — MAITKDQLIADIAEAIDAPKTTARNALDQLAQIVADQLENGGEITLPGIGKLKVTERPARTGRNPSTGAAIEIAAKKVIKLVVAKGLTDAVNK; from the coding sequence ATGGCTATTACTAAAGACCAACTGATCGCTGATATCGCTGAAGCTATCGACGCGCCGAAAACCACCGCGCGTAACGCTCTGGACCAACTGGCCCAGATCGTTGCTGATCAATTGGAAAATGGCGGCGAAATCACTCTGCCAGGTATCGGCAAGCTGAAAGTGACCGAGCGTCCTGCCCGTACTGGCCGTAACCCATCGACTGGCGCTGCCATCGAAATCGCTGCCAAGAAAGTTATCAAGCTGGTAGTGGCTAAAGGCCTGACCGACGCTGTTAACAAGTAA
- the rlmF gene encoding 23S rRNA (adenine(1618)-N(6))-methyltransferase RlmF, which yields MTAPSTPKPARKKPKPAAPKTAAPREKASLHPRNRHQGRYDFPQLIKSTPELGQFVILNPYGKESIDFADPAAVRVFNRALLKAFYGIAHWDIPADFLCPPVPGRADYVHFLADLLASHNQGEIPRGAAVRVLDVGVGANCIYPLIGYSDYRWQFLGSDIDSTALAAAKAIVQTNGLNKAISLRQQGNPRQILNGLLESTERFDLTMCNPPFHASLDEATRGSQRKWRALGKADPKRKLPVLNFGGQARELWCEGGEIRFVSQLISESANVGQQVLWFSTLVSKASNLPAIESALKKAGALESQVVEMSQGQKQSRFVAWTFKDKAQQQAWSQERWVRKN from the coding sequence ATGACCGCCCCCAGCACACCCAAGCCTGCGCGCAAAAAGCCCAAGCCCGCCGCCCCAAAAACCGCCGCGCCCCGGGAAAAGGCCAGCCTGCATCCGCGCAATCGTCACCAGGGGCGTTACGACTTCCCGCAACTGATCAAGAGCACCCCGGAGCTGGGGCAGTTCGTGATCCTCAATCCCTACGGCAAGGAAAGCATCGATTTTGCCGACCCGGCGGCCGTGCGGGTGTTCAACCGCGCCCTGCTCAAGGCCTTCTACGGCATTGCCCACTGGGACATTCCGGCGGACTTCCTGTGCCCACCCGTGCCCGGTCGCGCCGACTACGTGCATTTCCTCGCCGACCTGCTGGCCAGCCACAACCAGGGTGAAATCCCGCGTGGCGCGGCGGTACGGGTGCTGGACGTCGGGGTCGGCGCCAACTGCATCTATCCGCTGATCGGCTACAGCGACTACCGCTGGCAGTTCCTCGGTTCGGACATCGACAGCACCGCCCTGGCCGCCGCCAAGGCCATCGTCCAGACCAACGGCTTGAACAAGGCCATCAGCCTGCGCCAGCAGGGCAATCCCAGGCAGATCCTCAACGGCCTGCTGGAAAGCACCGAGCGTTTCGACCTGACCATGTGCAACCCGCCGTTCCACGCCTCCCTGGATGAAGCCACCCGCGGTAGCCAGCGCAAATGGCGAGCCCTGGGCAAGGCCGATCCCAAGCGCAAGCTGCCGGTGCTGAACTTTGGCGGGCAGGCCCGGGAGCTGTGGTGCGAAGGTGGCGAGATCCGCTTCGTCAGCCAGTTGATCAGCGAGAGCGCAAACGTCGGCCAGCAAGTGCTGTGGTTCAGCACCCTGGTGTCAAAGGCTTCGAACCTGCCGGCGATTGAAAGCGCACTGAAAAAGGCCGGCGCCCTGGAAAGCCAGGTGGTGGAGATGTCCCAGGGACAGAAACAGAGCCGCTTCGTCGCCTGGACCTTCAAGGACAAGGCACAGCAACAGGCCTGGAGTCAGGAACGCTGGGTCAGGAAGAACTGA
- a CDS encoding valine--tRNA ligase, with the protein MDKTYQPHAIETSWYQTWESENYFAPQGAGDSYTIMIPPPNVTGSLHMGHGFNNAIMDALIRFRRMQGRNTLWQPGTDHAGIATQMLVERQIEAQGQNRHDLGREKFLEKVWEWKDQSGGNISRQIRRLGSSVDWSRERFTMDDGLSEAVKEAFVRLHEDGLIYRGKRLVNWDTKLHTAISDLEVENHDEKGFLWNLKYPLADGAKTAEGNDYLIVATTRPETMLGDSAVAVNPEDERYKALIGQFVELPLVGRRIPIIADDYCDPEFGTGCVKITPAHDFNDYEVGKRHNLPLLNIFDKNAAVLPACQVFNLDGSLNETVDGKIPAEYVGLDRFEARKQIVAAFDAAGLLVSVDDHALKVPKGDRSGTVIEPWLTDQWYVSTKPLAEPAIAAVEDGRIAFVPKQYENMYFSWMRDIQDWCISRQLWWGHRIPAWYDESGKVYVGRDEAEVRAKHNLGPDVALQQDNDVLDTWFSSGLWTFSTLGWPEQTEFLKTFHPTDVLVTGFDIIFFWVARMIMLTMHLVKNEDGTPQVPFKTVYVHGLVRDGQGQKMSKSKGNVLDPLDIIDGIDLETLVQKRTTGLMQPKLQKAIEKQTRAEFADGIASYGTDALRFTFCSLATTGRDIKFDMGRVEGYRNFCNKIWNAARYVLDKGEDCGQNGEAYELSLADRWIISQLQRTEAEVTRQLDQFRFDLAAQALYEFIWNQYCDWYLELSKPVLWDENSPVERQRGTRRTLVRVLEVALRLAHPFMPFITEEIWQRLAPLAGSTGKTIMLQPWPVANEARIDQAAEDDIEWLKGLMLGTRNIRAEMNIGPGKPLALFLKNAGAEDQRRLTENEALLKKLAKLESITVLGAGDEAPLSATALVGEMEVLVPMAGLIDKGAELARLDKEIQRLQGEVQRVGGKLSNASFVDKAPAEVIEKERAKLAEAEQALGKLAEQHARISSL; encoded by the coding sequence ATGGATAAGACCTACCAGCCGCACGCCATTGAAACTTCCTGGTACCAGACCTGGGAGTCCGAGAACTACTTCGCCCCGCAAGGCGCGGGCGACTCCTACACCATCATGATCCCGCCGCCGAACGTCACCGGCAGCCTGCACATGGGCCACGGCTTCAACAACGCGATCATGGACGCCCTGATCCGCTTCCGCCGCATGCAGGGTCGCAACACCCTGTGGCAGCCGGGCACCGACCACGCCGGTATCGCCACCCAGATGCTGGTGGAGCGCCAGATCGAAGCCCAGGGCCAGAATCGTCACGATCTGGGCCGGGAAAAGTTCCTCGAAAAAGTCTGGGAATGGAAGGATCAGTCCGGGGGCAACATCAGCCGCCAGATCCGCCGCCTGGGTTCCTCCGTGGACTGGAGCCGCGAGCGCTTCACCATGGACGACGGTCTCTCGGAAGCGGTCAAGGAAGCCTTCGTGCGCCTGCACGAAGACGGCCTGATCTACCGCGGCAAGCGCCTGGTGAACTGGGACACCAAGCTGCACACGGCGATTTCCGATCTGGAAGTGGAAAACCATGACGAGAAAGGCTTCCTGTGGAACCTCAAGTACCCACTGGCCGACGGCGCCAAGACCGCTGAAGGCAACGACTACCTGATCGTCGCCACCACCCGTCCGGAAACCATGCTCGGCGACTCCGCCGTCGCGGTGAACCCCGAAGACGAGCGCTACAAGGCCCTGATCGGCCAGTTCGTCGAACTGCCCCTGGTGGGCCGGCGCATCCCGATCATCGCCGACGACTACTGCGACCCTGAATTCGGCACCGGCTGCGTGAAGATCACCCCGGCCCACGACTTCAACGACTACGAAGTCGGCAAGCGCCACAACCTGCCGCTGCTGAACATCTTCGACAAGAACGCCGCCGTGTTGCCGGCCTGCCAGGTGTTCAACCTGGACGGCAGCCTCAACGAAACCGTCGACGGCAAGATCCCGGCCGAGTACGTCGGCCTGGACCGCTTCGAAGCGCGCAAGCAGATCGTGGCCGCCTTCGACGCCGCCGGCCTGCTGGTCAGCGTCGACGACCACGCCCTGAAAGTGCCGAAGGGCGACCGCTCCGGCACCGTGATCGAGCCGTGGCTCACCGACCAGTGGTACGTCTCCACCAAGCCGCTGGCAGAGCCGGCCATCGCCGCCGTGGAAGACGGCCGCATCGCCTTCGTGCCCAAGCAGTACGAAAACATGTACTTCTCCTGGATGCGCGACATTCAGGACTGGTGCATCAGCCGCCAGCTGTGGTGGGGCCATCGCATTCCGGCCTGGTACGACGAGTCCGGCAAGGTCTATGTCGGCCGCGACGAAGCCGAAGTGCGGGCCAAGCACAACCTAGGTCCGGACGTTGCCCTGCAGCAGGACAACGACGTACTCGACACCTGGTTCAGTTCGGGCCTGTGGACCTTCTCCACCCTGGGCTGGCCGGAGCAGACCGAGTTCCTCAAGACCTTCCACCCGACCGACGTGCTGGTCACCGGCTTTGACATCATTTTCTTCTGGGTCGCCCGGATGATCATGCTCACCATGCACCTGGTGAAGAACGAAGACGGCACGCCGCAGGTTCCGTTCAAGACCGTGTACGTGCACGGCCTGGTCCGCGACGGCCAGGGCCAGAAGATGTCCAAGTCCAAGGGCAACGTCCTCGACCCGCTGGACATCATCGACGGCATCGACCTCGAAACCCTGGTGCAAAAGCGCACCACCGGCCTGATGCAGCCCAAGTTGCAGAAAGCCATTGAGAAGCAGACCCGCGCCGAATTCGCCGACGGCATCGCCAGCTATGGCACCGACGCCCTGCGTTTCACCTTCTGCTCCCTGGCCACCACCGGCCGCGACATCAAGTTCGACATGGGTCGCGTCGAGGGTTACCGCAACTTCTGCAACAAGATCTGGAACGCCGCGCGCTACGTGCTGGACAAGGGCGAGGACTGCGGCCAGAACGGCGAGGCCTACGAGCTGTCCCTGGCGGACCGCTGGATCATCTCGCAACTGCAGCGCACTGAAGCCGAAGTCACCCGCCAGCTCGACCAGTTCCGTTTCGACCTGGCCGCCCAGGCCCTGTACGAGTTCATCTGGAACCAGTACTGCGACTGGTACCTGGAGCTGTCCAAGCCGGTGCTGTGGGACGAGAACTCGCCGGTTGAACGCCAGCGCGGCACCCGTCGCACCCTGGTGCGGGTACTGGAAGTGGCCCTGCGCCTGGCGCATCCGTTCATGCCGTTCATCACCGAAGAGATCTGGCAGCGCCTGGCGCCGCTGGCCGGTAGCACCGGCAAGACCATCATGCTGCAACCCTGGCCGGTGGCTAACGAAGCCCGCATCGACCAGGCCGCCGAAGACGACATCGAATGGCTCAAGGGCCTGATGCTCGGCACTCGCAACATTCGCGCGGAAATGAACATCGGTCCGGGCAAGCCCCTGGCCCTGTTCCTGAAGAACGCCGGTGCCGAAGACCAGCGTCGCCTGACCGAGAACGAAGCCTTGCTGAAGAAGCTGGCCAAGCTCGAATCCATCACCGTACTGGGCGCCGGCGATGAAGCACCGCTGTCCGCCACCGCCCTGGTGGGCGAGATGGAAGTGCTGGTGCCGATGGCCGGCCTGATCGACAAGGGCGCGGAACTGGCCCGTCTGGACAAGGAAATCCAGCGTCTGCAGGGCGAAGTGCAGCGCGTGGGCGGCAAACTGTCCAACGCTTCCTTCGTCGACAAGGCACCGGCGGAAGTGATCGAGAAGGAACGCGCCAAACTGGCCGAGGCCGAACAGGCCCTGGGCAAGCTGGCGGAACAGCACGCACGGATTTCCAGCCTGTAA
- a CDS encoding DNA polymerase III subunit chi codes for MTKVDFYILPSADPAARLDFACKLTDKAWRMGHRIYLHCSDAAQRDELDARLWRFKGETFVPHGPAESEPEGLIVLGLGQDPGEHNDLLVNLDLKVPAFAPRFARIAEVVVEDPTIRQAARESFRFYREQGYPLQDHRLQRL; via the coding sequence ATGACCAAAGTCGACTTTTATATCCTTCCCAGCGCGGACCCCGCGGCGCGCCTGGATTTTGCCTGCAAGCTCACCGACAAGGCCTGGCGCATGGGCCACCGCATCTACCTGCATTGCAGCGATGCCGCGCAACGGGATGAACTCGATGCCCGCCTGTGGCGCTTCAAGGGCGAAACCTTCGTCCCCCACGGCCCGGCGGAAAGCGAACCCGAAGGCTTGATCGTCCTCGGCCTGGGCCAGGACCCCGGCGAACACAACGACCTGCTGGTGAACCTGGACCTGAAAGTACCGGCCTTCGCCCCGCGCTTTGCCCGAATTGCCGAGGTTGTGGTGGAAGACCCGACTATTCGTCAGGCGGCCCGCGAGAGTTTCCGTTTCTATCGCGAACAGGGCTATCCTCTGCAAGATCACCGTTTACAGCGACTCTGA